The following proteins are encoded in a genomic region of Pelodictyon phaeoclathratiforme BU-1:
- a CDS encoding ATP-binding cassette domain-containing protein yields the protein MLEVKNISTGYEKKQVLFDVSFTVGDNEIILLTGGNGSGKSTVLKCIYGLLPIWNKNGKVIFNGDDISRLPSSKMVKKGIVYIPQKNNYFESLTIHENLVVSGSTYSNVDIKQRVKDVYKLPNLYEFRDRTPFSLSGGERQMLALGNALMHQPKLILFDEPFAGLDEANTKIMVEELLSLKEKKISMLIVEHKKNLNAYATKELSMYLGKII from the coding sequence ATGCTAGAAGTTAAAAATATATCTACAGGTTACGAAAAAAAACAGGTTCTTTTCGATGTATCTTTCACAGTTGGTGACAACGAAATTATCTTATTAACCGGTGGTAACGGTAGCGGGAAAAGTACGGTTTTAAAATGTATTTATGGATTGCTTCCTATTTGGAATAAAAATGGAAAAGTTATTTTTAATGGTGACGATATTTCAAGACTTCCTTCTTCAAAAATGGTTAAAAAGGGTATTGTTTATATACCTCAAAAAAACAACTATTTTGAATCATTAACGATACATGAAAATCTTGTCGTTAGTGGTTCAACATATTCAAATGTTGATATTAAGCAAAGAGTTAAAGACGTTTATAAATTGCCAAATCTATACGAATTCCGAGATCGCACACCGTTTAGTCTTAGTGGTGGCGAAAGGCAGATGCTTGCTTTAGGGAATGCGCTGATGCACCAACCAAAGCTAATATTGTTTGACGAACCATTTGCAGGTTTAGATGAAGCGAATACTAAAATAATGGTTGAAGAGTTATTGAGTCTGAAAGAAAAGAAAATAAGTATGTTGATTGTTGAGCACAAAAAAAATCTTAATGCTTATGCAACAAAAGAGTTAAGTATGTATTTAGGAAAAATAATTTAA
- a CDS encoding HigA family addiction module antitoxin — protein MIRIPTHRAPTHPGEMLLEEFLNPMKITQRQLADAIHVPYQRVNEIINGRRGVTPATALRLAKFFGMSADYWMNLQQRWDLYHAKKSEDKLLNTIKTVTPKVASVL, from the coding sequence ATGATACGCATACCAACGCATCGGGCACCGACTCATCCCGGAGAAATGCTGCTGGAGGAATTTTTGAACCCTATGAAAATCACTCAGCGTCAGTTAGCTGACGCTATCCATGTTCCTTATCAGCGGGTCAATGAAATCATTAATGGCCGACGGGGTGTGACACCGGCAACAGCCTTACGGTTAGCCAAATTTTTTGGCATGTCGGCTGACTACTGGATGAATCTCCAACAGCGATGGGATCTCTATCATGCAAAAAAATCAGAGGATAAGCTGTTAAACACGATTAAGACTGTAACACCAAAGGTGGCGTCTGTACTTTAA
- a CDS encoding helix-turn-helix domain-containing protein, producing MKLSYFELSAIDRAKLQQIVAKGRDWQARHRAQTLLYFNDGLSAKTIVALQDLNIDTVYDRRKNWLSKGFAALYDRHRSGAPPKLNAIHLEQITIWAEKEALTAPAIVARLKEECNVNVSVGTATNALKALGFVWKRTRLWLKKNEMKSGFDKHS from the coding sequence ATGAAGTTAAGTTACTTTGAATTATCTGCCATCGATCGTGCAAAGCTACAACAAATTGTGGCAAAAGGAAGAGATTGGCAAGCACGTCATCGGGCTCAAACACTGTTATATTTCAACGACGGGTTGAGTGCAAAGACCATCGTGGCATTGCAAGACCTGAATATCGATACGGTTTATGACCGACGTAAGAACTGGTTATCAAAGGGGTTTGCTGCTTTATATGACAGGCATCGAAGCGGCGCACCTCCGAAACTAAACGCCATTCACCTTGAACAGATCACGATTTGGGCGGAAAAGGAAGCACTGACAGCTCCAGCGATAGTGGCTCGGTTAAAGGAAGAGTGCAATGTAAACGTGAGCGTTGGTACCGCAACTAATGCGTTGAAAGCACTTGGTTTTGTCTGGAAACGTACACGCCTGTGGTTAAAAAAAAACGAGATGAAGTCCGGTTTCGACAAGCACAGTTAG
- a CDS encoding type II toxin-antitoxin system RelE/ParE family toxin yields MIHSFKNQATEDILNGNPTKKTARICPSVLWKQAYRKLDQLDSVLTLDELRIPPGNRLESLSVDRKGQFSIRLNDQYRICFQWSSIGPEDVEIADYH; encoded by the coding sequence ATGATACACTCTTTTAAGAATCAGGCAACTGAGGATATTCTTAACGGAAATCCGACCAAAAAAACGGCGAGAATCTGTCCTTCAGTATTATGGAAACAGGCGTACAGAAAACTTGATCAGCTTGATTCTGTTCTTACCCTTGACGAGTTGCGCATTCCCCCGGGAAACCGTTTGGAATCCTTGTCCGTCGATCGTAAAGGACAATTCAGTATTCGGTTAAATGACCAGTACAGAATATGCTTCCAATGGTCTTCTATTGGGCCGGAGGATGTTGAAATCGCTGATTACCATTAA
- a CDS encoding M15 family metallopeptidase domain-containing protein produces the protein MQRTKIVDLRTVPINFYHKLSNEDYVDVRAMGLSGNNHYFITNNPPYYTSIKGSTEKLLLRKIVVLKLIKINKKLNKNGIELYLFDFYRPIKVQQFLYNVWLPAYLKKIHPHYTQGDITMELNFYSAKPPISEDEFDRNAPPPHTTGAAMDVTLRFKDTKGLFAAFNGNRVIMA, from the coding sequence ATGCAACGAACAAAAATTGTTGACTTAAGAACTGTGCCTATTAATTTTTATCATAAACTTTCAAATGAAGATTATGTTGATGTTAGAGCGATGGGGTTATCTGGTAATAATCATTACTTCATAACAAATAACCCTCCATATTATACTTCAATCAAAGGTTCAACGGAAAAACTATTACTCAGAAAAATTGTTGTTCTTAAACTTATCAAAATAAATAAGAAACTAAATAAAAATGGAATTGAACTCTATTTATTTGATTTCTATAGACCTATTAAAGTCCAACAATTTCTTTATAATGTTTGGCTACCAGCGTATTTAAAAAAAATTCATCCCCATTACACTCAGGGTGACATTACTATGGAATTAAACTTTTATTCAGCTAAACCTCCAATATCAGAAGATGAGTTTGACAGGAATGCACCTCCCCCTCACACAACTGGTGCAGCGATGGATGTTACACTAAGATTTAAAGACACAAAGGGGCTCTTCGCGGCATTTAATGGAAACAGAGTAATAATGGCTTAG
- a CDS encoding BrxA family protein — MEVYNADINVIGSIPDFRLIEVALAEFAKGKGRVDLRELLVTNNAFDFRTESTRKRFLAAVERTILVFASERHRQLMVALFNAPGLETLKRWAIFLQLLAGNDLFRILTKEVYLKVYFSGRTTIAGDEIFAYLKDRQSHSLPLKKFSDSTLEKIGSKYLTILKKLGMVEGAVKKRLLNIRLSEDELLFFLYVILSVDDAATDILKSPYREFLFLEREQLILSLKNISFMPFINIASTGEALTVQLKLSPQELVDAISH; from the coding sequence ATGGAAGTATATAACGCAGACATCAATGTCATTGGCAGCATTCCGGATTTCCGGCTGATTGAGGTTGCGCTGGCAGAGTTTGCCAAAGGAAAGGGGCGGGTTGATCTCAGGGAGTTACTGGTGACCAACAACGCCTTCGATTTTCGGACGGAAAGCACCCGAAAGCGCTTTCTTGCCGCAGTGGAGCGTACCATTCTGGTTTTTGCCAGTGAACGGCACCGGCAGTTAATGGTGGCACTTTTTAATGCCCCCGGTCTGGAAACTCTGAAACGGTGGGCTATTTTTTTGCAGTTACTTGCCGGGAACGATCTTTTCCGGATTCTTACCAAAGAGGTTTATCTGAAGGTCTACTTTTCCGGTCGGACAACAATTGCCGGGGATGAAATCTTTGCCTACCTGAAAGATCGCCAGAGTCACTCTCTGCCGTTGAAAAAATTCTCGGATTCGACTCTGGAAAAAATTGGTTCAAAGTATCTCACGATTCTCAAGAAGCTGGGAATGGTTGAGGGTGCAGTAAAAAAACGGTTGCTCAATATCAGGCTTTCTGAGGATGAACTTCTTTTCTTTTTGTATGTTATCCTCAGTGTGGATGATGCTGCCACCGATATTCTGAAATCGCCATATCGGGAGTTCTTGTTTCTTGAACGAGAGCAGTTGATTCTGTCGCTGAAAAACATCAGCTTCATGCCATTTATCAATATAGCCTCTACCGGTGAGGCCTTGACTGTGCAGTTAAAATTGTCACCACAGGAGCTTGTTGATGCCATTTCTCACTGA
- a CDS encoding IS630 family transposase has protein sequence MKDEVERDERILAFVDETGFALAQPNRSAWTPIGKCHKIDANRGKRLNVIGAMLSTGDLFSVALWQTTDSLIFTGFLGLLMNYVGKPLTVILDNASFHKAKAVQPMLKVLAQKGLTLYFLPPYSPELNRIEKYWHKVKYELMEFKTRNEKTLEEDVRKILAGFGTDYVMTF, from the coding sequence ATGAAAGATGAAGTCGAACGCGATGAGAGGATCTTAGCCTTTGTAGATGAGACTGGTTTCGCACTGGCCCAGCCAAACCGCAGCGCCTGGACTCCGATAGGCAAATGTCACAAGATTGACGCCAACCGGGGAAAACGCCTGAATGTCATCGGAGCCATGCTCTCAACGGGTGATTTGTTCTCAGTTGCGCTGTGGCAAACAACAGATTCACTTATATTTACCGGCTTTCTTGGTCTGCTGATGAACTACGTGGGTAAACCTTTAACGGTCATTCTGGACAATGCGTCATTCCATAAAGCGAAAGCGGTTCAACCGATGTTAAAGGTGCTGGCTCAAAAGGGGCTGACTCTTTATTTCTTGCCACCTTACAGTCCAGAACTCAATCGAATTGAAAAGTATTGGCACAAGGTGAAGTATGAATTGATGGAATTCAAGACGCGAAATGAAAAAACCCTTGAAGAAGATGTTCGAAAAATCTTAGCTGGTTTTGGTACTGATTACGTAATGACTTTTTGA
- a CDS encoding ABC transporter substrate-binding protein, with product MRKFKVLAIIIIISAYLFACGNSKKETINIGCSLPLTGEGANYGRSVKEGVDLAIEEINQSEMFDLPLKVIYEDDKMDPREGVNAINKLITADNVPIIIGPFGSSITLAVAPIANKNKVVLLGASATADNIKDAGDYIFRITPPNSKQGNDVASFCFNSLNSKKAAIIYQTNDYGTTLKTAFESEYLKLGGEVLIVEGVDLGNKDFKTQILKIKSKQVDVVFFPLHVAESGNFLKQSKELGLNVKFISCDGAMVDDLLKLAGNAAEGTYYTSLALAYGMNDSLINSFNTNFKKKYNKEPDVYAAYYYEVTYILAHALKKANGNIGQIKEILYSINGENAYNGITGLTSFDTYGEVDKSFSIYVVSNNKFSLFK from the coding sequence ATGAGAAAGTTTAAAGTATTAGCTATCATTATCATTATTTCCGCTTATTTATTTGCTTGTGGAAATAGTAAGAAAGAAACTATTAACATTGGATGTTCATTGCCCCTAACTGGTGAAGGAGCCAATTATGGAAGATCTGTAAAAGAAGGAGTTGATTTAGCTATTGAAGAAATAAATCAAAGTGAAATGTTTGATTTGCCTTTGAAAGTTATTTATGAAGATGATAAAATGGATCCAAGGGAAGGTGTAAATGCGATTAATAAGCTTATCACTGCGGACAATGTACCAATAATAATTGGTCCTTTTGGGTCTTCAATAACATTAGCTGTTGCTCCAATAGCAAACAAAAACAAAGTTGTTTTACTGGGAGCTAGTGCCACTGCTGATAATATTAAAGATGCAGGCGATTATATTTTCAGAATCACTCCTCCTAACTCGAAGCAAGGTAATGATGTTGCAAGTTTCTGTTTCAATTCACTTAATTCAAAAAAAGCAGCAATTATTTATCAAACAAATGATTATGGTACTACCCTAAAAACTGCTTTTGAATCAGAATATCTTAAACTTGGCGGCGAAGTTCTCATTGTTGAAGGAGTTGATTTAGGAAACAAAGATTTTAAAACTCAGATTTTAAAAATTAAATCTAAGCAGGTTGATGTTGTTTTCTTTCCCCTTCATGTTGCAGAATCTGGAAATTTTCTTAAACAATCCAAAGAACTTGGATTGAATGTAAAATTTATTAGTTGTGATGGAGCTATGGTAGATGACCTTCTTAAGCTTGCAGGAAATGCGGCAGAAGGTACATATTATACCTCCTTAGCATTAGCTTATGGTATGAATGATAGCCTAATAAACAGTTTTAACACAAATTTTAAAAAGAAATACAATAAAGAGCCTGATGTTTATGCAGCATACTACTATGAAGTAACTTATATCTTAGCACATGCTCTAAAAAAAGCTAATGGCAACATTGGTCAAATAAAAGAAATTCTTTATTCAATAAATGGGGAAAATGCCTATAATGGAATAACTGGTTTAACAAGTTTTGATACTTATGGAGAGGTGGACAAATCATTTTCAATATATGTAGTTAGTAATAATAAATTCAGTCTTTTCAAATGA
- a CDS encoding pepsin/retropepsin-like aspartic protease family protein: MKFRYSVSNPSQNEYDSLPRLTFPLFCNNQQVEVVGLVDSGATVNVLPYEAGLQLGEIWDDQKANIRLSGNLGNLPAIPLSAIAKIGDFEPVRLVFAWVKSDVPLILGQTNFFMEFDVCFYRSKSEFEIMPKSS, translated from the coding sequence TTGAAATTCAGATACTCTGTCAGCAATCCGTCGCAAAATGAATATGACAGTCTTCCCCGTCTGACATTTCCTCTCTTTTGTAACAATCAGCAGGTTGAGGTTGTCGGCCTGGTTGACAGCGGCGCAACGGTCAACGTGCTTCCGTATGAGGCAGGTCTTCAGCTTGGAGAAATCTGGGATGATCAAAAAGCAAACATCCGGCTGTCAGGCAACTTGGGGAATTTGCCAGCAATACCGTTGAGTGCCATAGCAAAAATAGGAGATTTTGAACCTGTACGTCTCGTTTTTGCATGGGTTAAAAGTGATGTGCCGCTGATTCTCGGGCAAACGAATTTTTTTATGGAATTCGATGTCTGCTTTTACCGCTCGAAGTCAGAGTTTGAAATCATGCCGAAATCATCATAA
- a CDS encoding ATP-binding cassette domain-containing protein: MILSVENINKSFGERRLFENLSLYLEKGKIYSLMGSNGSGKTTLFNILTGFVKVDSGKIQFNNNSISSKSPTEINRLGIARTFQDLRIIHGLTVRENVLMVMEKKMFHIATFEEFNKVNEILKKVSLLEYADHLGSNLSFGQQKLLTLGCCLANKPVLLLLDEPIAGIDKDNKKIIKDIILKLKNEEITILQIEHDMEFIEETSDLVFQLEDKGLKILEINNNC, translated from the coding sequence ATGATTTTATCAGTAGAAAATATAAACAAATCATTTGGCGAAAGGCGACTTTTTGAAAATCTCTCTTTATATCTTGAGAAAGGAAAGATATATTCTCTAATGGGTTCAAATGGTTCGGGCAAGACAACTTTATTTAATATTTTAACTGGGTTTGTAAAAGTTGACAGTGGTAAAATCCAATTCAATAATAATAGCATAAGTTCTAAATCACCTACAGAAATCAATAGGCTTGGTATTGCCAGAACATTTCAAGATTTAAGAATAATACATGGTCTTACGGTTAGGGAAAATGTACTAATGGTGATGGAAAAGAAAATGTTTCATATTGCTACATTTGAAGAATTTAATAAAGTAAATGAGATTCTTAAAAAGGTCTCTCTTCTTGAATATGCTGACCATTTGGGTAGTAACTTGTCTTTTGGTCAGCAAAAACTTCTAACCTTGGGTTGTTGTCTTGCCAATAAACCAGTACTTCTGCTTCTAGATGAGCCAATTGCAGGCATCGACAAGGATAATAAAAAGATTATTAAAGATATCATTTTAAAACTTAAGAATGAAGAGATAACCATACTTCAAATAGAACACGATATGGAATTTATTGAAGAAACAAGCGATTTGGTTTTTCAATTAGAAGATAAGGGATTAAAAATATTGGAAATAAACAATAATTGTTAA
- a CDS encoding B12-binding domain-containing radical SAM protein, which produces MQSRFKDKPSVLLFFPPGWSLNYGAPHIGLPIIKGYLSKYNISCDIQDLNIESSRFFGVTLSEQKLLSLMTDFDSENAYKFYFSFSDKLQKIAEKYKGQWRIKSGFVYDGCDLSSSKDIEYFSKIESPFTKFYEDNIISKISNHSYSIIGISVTVPSQLLSAFEISRIIRKSGYKGIIVLGGNTITRLKEELFLDWIYDVVDCIVLNQGEESLKLIFDSLQNNGKFDNIPNLLWRKNGKIIYNGYKHIEKSQFSMPNFEGYPIGEYWGINYLPIIGARGCYYGKCNFCSIPYAWGNDGFVGLDNPTHVFNSINESIQKYNIHNFSFVEETMHPKTIKEIAKLVAESNININFEGYIRFESIWLNDSLLLLLSNSGLKKVFIGMELISNKNRNNLNKNDNANQIVEFLKKFKKYGIKVHLFTMFGFPGTNELDAIDTVKFLFDNSDLIDTIDVSHFVYSKHTQINGVTPLIETSKDWAIEYDFIAENSSYINSKEAQILANGLESIVIQTKPQWTHPIYRMYTAWQ; this is translated from the coding sequence GTGCAAAGCAGATTTAAAGATAAGCCTTCAGTATTGTTGTTTTTCCCTCCAGGTTGGTCATTAAATTATGGTGCTCCTCATATTGGTTTGCCCATAATCAAAGGTTATCTTAGTAAATATAATATTAGCTGTGACATTCAAGATTTAAATATTGAGTCTTCACGTTTTTTTGGTGTAACCCTTTCGGAACAAAAGTTATTATCATTAATGACAGATTTTGATTCGGAAAACGCATACAAATTCTACTTTAGTTTTTCTGATAAACTACAAAAAATTGCAGAAAAATATAAAGGACAATGGAGAATAAAAAGTGGTTTTGTTTACGATGGGTGTGACCTAAGTTCATCAAAAGATATTGAATATTTTTCCAAAATCGAATCACCATTTACTAAATTTTACGAAGACAATATCATTTCAAAGATTAGTAACCATAGTTATTCTATTATTGGGATTTCTGTTACTGTACCAAGTCAATTACTATCTGCCTTCGAAATATCACGAATAATTAGAAAGAGCGGTTATAAAGGAATAATAGTTTTGGGGGGCAATACAATAACAAGATTAAAAGAGGAATTATTTTTAGATTGGATTTATGATGTTGTCGATTGTATTGTTTTAAATCAAGGAGAAGAATCATTAAAATTAATATTTGACTCTCTACAAAACAATGGAAAATTCGACAACATCCCTAATCTATTATGGCGAAAGAATGGTAAAATTATTTATAACGGATATAAACATATTGAAAAATCACAATTTTCAATGCCAAATTTTGAAGGTTATCCAATTGGCGAATATTGGGGTATTAATTATTTGCCAATAATTGGTGCAAGAGGATGTTATTATGGGAAATGTAACTTTTGTTCTATCCCCTATGCTTGGGGCAATGATGGATTTGTTGGTTTAGATAATCCAACACATGTATTTAATAGTATTAATGAATCTATTCAAAAATATAATATTCATAATTTTAGTTTCGTTGAAGAAACTATGCACCCAAAAACCATTAAAGAAATTGCTAAACTTGTTGCGGAGTCAAACATTAATATAAATTTTGAGGGCTACATTCGGTTTGAGAGTATTTGGCTTAATGATTCTTTATTGTTATTACTTTCAAATTCTGGATTAAAAAAAGTGTTTATTGGGATGGAGTTGATTTCAAATAAAAATAGAAACAATTTAAATAAAAATGATAATGCTAATCAGATAGTTGAATTTTTAAAAAAATTTAAAAAGTATGGAATTAAAGTGCATTTGTTTACAATGTTTGGGTTCCCCGGTACAAATGAACTAGATGCGATAGACACGGTTAAGTTTTTATTTGATAATTCAGATTTGATTGACACAATAGATGTTTCTCATTTTGTTTATTCTAAACATACGCAAATAAATGGAGTAACGCCATTAATTGAAACAAGTAAAGATTGGGCTATTGAATATGATTTTATTGCTGAAAACAGTTCTTATATTAACTCAAAAGAAGCACAAATTTTGGCTAATGGACTTGAAAGTATAGTGATTCAAACCAAGCCCCAATGGACACATCCAATATACAGAATGTACACAGCATGGCAATAA
- a CDS encoding IS1634-like element ISPph1 family transposase, whose translation MYVDSSKTTINGKTYQRHLFRESYREDGKVKNRTLGKISKCSEGEIAAIKLALKYKDNLAALLHIEDVELHEGLRVGVVYALKTLAERLGISKTLGNTRQGKLALWQIMARLIGQGSRLGAVRMAASYGACDVLELERFTEDDLYANLAWLTEHQERIEQQLFKHNSAGAGPELLLYDVTSSYLEGMENVLAAFGYNRDGKKGKKQIVIGLLCTADGDPVAVRVFAGNTGDKSTVAEQIRTVANTFGIEEVTMVGDKGMIKTPQAKELTDAGFYYITSLSKPEIRTLLKAEVLQMDFFDSELYEVENKTDGVRYVLRRNPVREAEMAKNRQERVKKIQRLVEEKNSYLAGSLKRDKDVAQRSLQKKISQYKLNDVLELTHQERVFTVTVNEEILKGVALLDGCYVIKTDVKKELLSTEQVHDRYKDLAKVEHAFRTFKQSHLEIRPVHVRTEASTRGNVFAVMLAYKIERQLSELWKKCECTVPEGIDELGAIRSTIVTLKGSSCQKIPQSKGLAAELLAAAGITLPSVIDAKNVDVVTRKKLAPKRK comes from the coding sequence ATGTACGTCGATTCCAGCAAGACCACCATTAATGGCAAAACCTACCAGCGCCATCTTTTTCGTGAATCCTATCGTGAAGATGGGAAGGTGAAAAATCGCACGTTGGGCAAGATCTCAAAATGTTCGGAAGGAGAGATTGCCGCCATTAAACTTGCCCTGAAGTACAAAGACAATTTGGCAGCCCTGTTGCATATTGAGGATGTTGAACTACATGAGGGGCTTCGTGTTGGTGTGGTATATGCACTCAAAACTCTTGCCGAGAGGCTTGGTATCAGCAAGACGCTTGGTAATACCCGCCAGGGAAAGCTTGCATTGTGGCAGATTATGGCTCGATTGATCGGGCAGGGTTCACGACTCGGTGCGGTCAGGATGGCAGCAAGTTATGGCGCCTGTGATGTCCTTGAATTAGAACGCTTTACAGAAGATGACCTCTATGCCAACCTGGCTTGGTTGACGGAGCATCAGGAGCGCATTGAGCAGCAGTTATTCAAGCACAATTCAGCGGGTGCTGGCCCGGAATTGTTGCTCTATGATGTTACCTCATCATATCTTGAAGGGATGGAGAATGTGCTTGCTGCCTTTGGCTACAACCGGGATGGCAAAAAGGGGAAAAAGCAAATCGTTATTGGTTTGTTGTGTACCGCAGATGGCGATCCGGTTGCTGTCCGGGTCTTTGCAGGCAATACCGGCGACAAGTCAACCGTTGCAGAGCAGATTCGCACCGTTGCCAACACTTTTGGCATTGAAGAGGTAACGATGGTTGGCGACAAGGGTATGATCAAAACGCCGCAGGCCAAAGAGTTGACCGATGCGGGATTTTATTACATCACCTCACTCTCGAAACCCGAAATCAGAACCCTGCTGAAGGCAGAGGTACTGCAAATGGATTTTTTCGATTCAGAGCTGTATGAGGTTGAAAATAAAACCGATGGCGTTCGATATGTGCTGAGAAGAAATCCGGTTCGAGAGGCCGAGATGGCAAAGAATCGCCAGGAACGGGTGAAAAAAATCCAGCGTCTTGTTGAGGAGAAAAACAGTTACCTCGCCGGTTCCCTCAAGCGTGACAAGGATGTTGCACAACGCTCTCTTCAGAAAAAGATCAGCCAGTATAAGCTCAATGATGTGCTGGAACTGACCCATCAGGAGAGGGTGTTCACGGTAACGGTCAATGAAGAAATCCTGAAAGGAGTCGCTCTGCTGGACGGCTGTTATGTGATCAAAACCGATGTCAAGAAAGAGCTGCTTTCGACCGAACAAGTCCATGATCGGTACAAAGATCTGGCCAAAGTGGAGCATGCATTCCGGACGTTCAAGCAAAGTCATCTTGAAATCAGACCGGTTCATGTGCGAACCGAAGCGAGCACTCGTGGCAATGTCTTTGCCGTTATGCTTGCCTATAAAATCGAGAGGCAGTTATCAGAACTCTGGAAAAAATGTGAATGCACGGTACCGGAAGGAATTGATGAACTTGGCGCAATACGCAGCACAATCGTCACCCTCAAAGGGTCAAGCTGTCAGAAAATTCCCCAGTCGAAAGGATTGGCTGCTGAGTTGCTTGCCGCTGCCGGGATTACCCTTCCTTCGGTCATTGATGCCAAAAATGTTGATGTAGTCACAAGGAAAAAACTGGCCCCGAAGCGTAAATAA